Proteins co-encoded in one Gopherus evgoodei ecotype Sinaloan lineage chromosome 4, rGopEvg1_v1.p, whole genome shotgun sequence genomic window:
- the FRS3 gene encoding fibroblast growth factor receptor substrate 3, giving the protein MGSCYSYLCRDSVPDNHPTKFKVTNVDDEGNALGSGIMELTQMELILHTHKRDAVRWPYLCLRRYGYDSNLFSFESGRRCQTGQGIFAFKCSRAEEIFNLLQDLMQCNSISVVEEPVVMTRGSHSTELELSRTLQAPNTLGYTVPGFPNGFHSFPGEAPSYSTARHPSMNSLRHSSIGEDSTHALIGLDEQSHTYVNTTSGEEEMRGRHCMHSLPEVHPPFLHGNHSCSLEDRNPQVFLQPGEVKFVLGPAPVHRHMVKRDSSCRYHRECGGHICAPNNNNECKDECLVPRCVYENVNGLLPAGGASLRRGGRLKLTREDLGLNSCSHRRTPLLHYENLPSLPPVWECQPLRQDEDSGDALTPSPNGYPEPDEGDPLQNYMNSENTALHSGLRRDDFLQHRHNCKPSVFSFDFRRPCPEQQRQLNYIQVELEADPHKGRQSLQVPCTPLPAAHPASRMDSYAVIDLKKTAAMSNLQRALPRDDGTSRKTRHNSTDLPL; this is encoded by the exons ATGGGGAGCTGCTACAGCTACCTGTGCAGAGACAGTGTCCCAGACAACCACCCCACCAAGTTTAAG GTAACAAACGTCGATGATGAGGGTAACGCCCTGGGATCTGGGATTATGGAGCTAACGCAGATGGAGCTCATCTTGCACACACACAAGCGCGATGCTGTCAGGTGGCCATACCTTTGCCTGCGCCGCTATGGCTATGACTCCAACCTCTTCTCCTTCGAGAGCGGACGCCGCTGCCAGACCGGACAAG GGATATTTGCCTTCAAATGTTCAAGGGCGGAGGAGATCTTTAATCTGCTGCAGGACCTAATGCAGTGTAATAGTATCAGTGTGGTGGAGGAGCCAGTCGTCATGACTAGGGGCAGTCACTCCACTGAGCTGGAGCTATCCCGGACACTCCAGGCACCCAACA ctctgggatacACTGTTCCAGGGTTCCCCAAcggattccacagcttccctggGGAAGCCCCATCCTACTCCACAGCCCGACACCCTTCCATGAACAGCTTGAGACACTCCTCCATTGGGGAGGACTCCACACATGCCCTCATTGGGCTGGATGAGCAG TCCCACACCTATGTGAACACAACCAGTGGTGAGGAGGAGATGAGGGGCCGGCACTGCATGCACTCGCTGCCTGAAGTCCACCCTCCTTTTCTGCACGGGAACCACAGCTGCTCTCTGGAGGACCGAAACCCCCAGGTCTTCCTTCAGCCTGGGGAGGTGAAGTttgtgctgggccctgccccagttCACAGGCACATGGTGAAACGTGACAGCTCCTGCCGTTACCATCGAGAGTGCGGGGGACACATCTGCGCCCCTAACAACAACAACGAGTGCAAGGATGAGTGCCTCGTGCCCAGGTGCGTATATGAGAATGTGAATggcctgctgcctgctgggggtgCGTCTCTCCGGCGTGGCGGGCGCTTGAAACTCACCCGGGAGGACCTGGGCTTAAACAGCTGCTCTCACCGCAGGACGCCCCTGCTGCACTATGAGAACCTGCCTTCCTTGCCTCCTGTGTGGGAGTGCCAGCCGCTGCGGCAGGACGAGGACTCTGGGGATGCGCTGACTCCTTCTCCGAATGGATACCCTGAGCCAGACGAAGGTGATCCACTGCAAAACTACATGAACTCAGAGAACACGGCACTGCACAGTGGCCTGCGTCGGGATGACTTCTTGCAGCACCGCCACAACTGCAAACCTAGTGTCTTCAGCTTCGACTTCCGCCGaccctgcccagagcagcagcggcAACTCAACTACATCCAGGTAGAGCTGGAGGCTGACCCCCACAAGGGGCGCCAGAGCCTCCAGGTGCCCTGCACCCCGCTTCCTGCCGCCCACCCAGCCAGCAGGATGGACTCCTATGCGGTCATTGACCTTAAAAAGACAGCAGCCATGTCCAACTTGCAGAGAGCGCTGCCCAGAGACGATGGGACTTCAAGGAAAACTCGGCATAACAGCACCGACTTGCCTCTGTAA